In one window of Erwinia tasmaniensis Et1/99 DNA:
- the gntX gene encoding DNA utilization protein GntX — MLSIPAGCWLCAMPLAFAIHGLCNVCLRLLLVRSACCARCGLPSYAAAYDCGRCLRRPPPWQRLIAVSPWQPPLSQLVNRLKFYCDTALAATLARLLLLRWLQRRHESGLRRPDLLLTVPLHHHRAWRRGYNQLEDMAHRLAHWIPCRYLPDALRRVRGGKIQHRLGALARRKNLRGAFRLETAVRGYHIVLLDDVLTTGSTAAEISRILLASGAASVEIWCLCRTL; from the coding sequence ATGCTATCAATACCGGCAGGCTGTTGGCTATGCGCGATGCCGCTGGCCTTCGCCATACACGGGCTGTGCAACGTCTGTCTGCGTCTGCTGCTGGTGCGTTCTGCCTGCTGCGCACGCTGCGGCCTACCCTCATACGCCGCCGCTTATGACTGCGGTCGCTGTCTGCGCCGTCCTCCGCCGTGGCAGCGTCTGATTGCCGTATCGCCGTGGCAACCGCCGTTAAGCCAGCTGGTTAACCGACTAAAATTTTATTGCGACACCGCACTTGCGGCCACGCTGGCACGGTTATTACTACTACGCTGGTTACAGCGGCGTCATGAAAGCGGGCTTCGGCGTCCCGATTTACTGCTCACGGTGCCGCTGCATCATCACCGGGCCTGGCGGCGTGGCTATAATCAGTTAGAAGACATGGCGCATCGCCTTGCACACTGGATTCCATGTCGCTATCTGCCTGATGCCCTCAGGCGGGTACGAGGCGGAAAAATTCAGCACCGGCTGGGCGCGCTGGCGCGGCGTAAAAATCTGCGCGGGGCTTTCCGCCTTGAAACAGCGGTGCGTGGCTACCATATTGTTCTGCTTGATGATGTCCTCACCACGGGCAGTACCGCAGCGGAAATCAGCCGCATTTTACTGGCCAGCGGCGCTGCCAGCGTCGAGATATGGTGCCTGTGCCGCACCTTGTAG
- a CDS encoding ogr/Delta-like zinc finger family protein translates to MMRCPICNKSAHIRTSRYLSEQTKESYYQCQNITCSCTFKSIESISKIISSPLQNQEVNYVATGQVKTRGMEAEKMRNDGNK, encoded by the coding sequence ATGATGCGTTGCCCAATATGTAATAAATCAGCCCATATACGAACCAGCAGATATCTCTCAGAGCAAACAAAGGAGTCATACTATCAGTGCCAGAACATCACCTGTTCGTGCACTTTTAAGAGTATTGAGAGCATTTCAAAAATTATTTCATCCCCATTACAAAACCAGGAAGTCAATTATGTGGCAACGGGCCAGGTGAAAACCAGGGGGATGGAGGCTGAAAAAATGCGTAACGATGGCAATAAGTGA
- the nfuA gene encoding Fe-S biogenesis protein NfuA produces MILITDSAQEHFAKLLSKQEDGTQIRVFVINPGTPTAECGVSYCPPDAVEATDTELKFDKLSAFVDELSAPYLQDAEIDFVTDNLGSQLTLKAPNAKMRKVSDDAPLIERVEYLLQAQINPQLASHGGKVSLMEITDEGYAILQFGGGCNGCSMVDVTLKEGIEKEMLAAFPELKGVRDLTEHQRGEHSFY; encoded by the coding sequence ATGATCCTAATTACCGACTCTGCACAAGAGCACTTCGCAAAACTGCTGTCAAAGCAGGAAGATGGCACCCAAATTCGCGTATTCGTTATTAATCCGGGTACGCCTACCGCCGAATGCGGCGTTTCCTACTGCCCACCCGATGCGGTAGAAGCAACCGATACTGAACTAAAGTTCGACAAGCTGTCGGCGTTTGTTGATGAGCTGAGCGCCCCTTATCTGCAGGATGCTGAAATCGACTTTGTTACCGACAATCTTGGTTCTCAGCTGACGCTGAAAGCACCCAACGCCAAAATGCGTAAAGTCAGTGACGATGCCCCGCTGATCGAGCGCGTAGAGTATCTGTTGCAGGCGCAGATCAACCCGCAGCTGGCCAGCCACGGTGGTAAAGTTTCTTTAATGGAAATCACCGACGAGGGTTACGCCATCCTGCAATTTGGCGGCGGCTGCAACGGCTGTTCAATGGTCGATGTCACCCTGAAGGAAGGCATCGAGAAAGAGATGCTGGCCGCGTTCCCGGAGCTGAAAGGCGTGCGCGATCTGACCGAGCACCAGCGCGGTGAGCACTCGTTCTACTGA